The DNA segment CATCCACAATGACCAACAGCTGATACCATAAAGTTCCGGAACAGCGAAGCTGTGCTTTCATTGTGGATATACCATCAGTCAATAAATAAGGATGCACCAAATTCATTACACTGCTAATCAGGGAAGCACTTTGAAGATCGTCATTTTACTGTTTTCTCGGATCAAAATGCAACTGCAAGCGGATCACTCAGCACTTGTGGATAATTTGAAAAACAGAATTTCCTTTTATAAAACAATGAAAATTTTGgaataagaagaaaaaagagaCCACACAAAAATAACACCATGAACATATATAGAAAAATAGAAATACTATGACCTTTGCTACTAGGACCCTTTCATGGAGCCCACGTATAACTGCATTGACATGACATGACTAGCATATAACTTTATGTTGAATTTTTTTGGTGTAGTGAGAGGAACACTAGTATGTGCACCTACAACTATTTCCAGTACCCAAGTTCATGCAATACAACCAGTAGCTCATCATGTTTCATTAATCTAGAAGTACATTTCATCTAACGTCAATAAAATAACTCTAGAGAAGTACAAAAGATAACATACCTTATCATCTGAAGTCGTTGGCATATGATCACTTGTCAGGTTTTGTTGTTTTTGCGTCTTCTTATACTTAGTCACGTATTTCGCGTTCCTATAGAACTCTCTTTGCTTTTCTATAACCACAGAACAAATAGATACGATGTCAGCCATGGTAAAAGGCATAAAGACAACTGGTCCTAAAAACAATCAATAAAATGTAGTTCTACATGCAAGGGGAAAAAGTGCTGCAGAAGTATAAGTCTGTAAACATAATTGTGCTGAAAATGATGTGTATTACTCTTAACAGAACAGAGGACCGACAAAAATTACTTCGATACACTCCCAGTGAAGACAGAAAATGGTGGCAAGAAGTTTCCTGAAAGCCTCTTAACGAGATGCTTGTTTAACATCTCGTTAAACTAACAACCTGACATTTTGATGTGGTAGATAATAATCAACAATAGATACTAGGACTGGTTTGAGTGGCTAGTCTTTCTGTCTCAGTGCCCTATCTTTACACATTACTCAAATAAGGTATTCTTGTTTAACATGCCCCGACAACAGGTACTTTCATTTGATAATTCTTTACCTGTAGGATCTAAGGATTTAGAAATTAATAGTAATCCAATTGTTGCATGCCTGGCACAGGGGCATACCAATTGGTAAGGCATGGAATTGTACCATGACAAAAAGTCATCACCCCCCATGTGTCAGCAGGGCAATTCGTTCCTTAACAGAAGATAGAGTCACTCTAATTTATGCATTCCTTATATATAATGTTGCAGCTCAAAGGTAACAAAACAGCAGAAATTAAGTAAAACCACAACTTTTTCCAATCAATTGCACTGGTTCCTACTAAGCAGAACTAGTTTTTGCTGAGGAAAGGCTGATACGAAATGGAAGCACACACGATCAAGATCAAGTAAATATCGCAAGTAATATCTGATGACAAACCCTAATCTACCAGAACGATAAGCGTAGCAAATCCACATCTTTTTTGCTGCCTAATAAAATTTCCAAGCCAATGAGCTAAAAAGGTCGAGTTTGCTTCTCATCGATGGAGCTCCATATCATCCGCATCGCTTACAAACGGTCGACCACCAAACCTTAAGAAGCCCAAGAAAATGGGAGGTAGGGGAAGACGCGCTCTTACTTTTAAGGGCGGGATTGTATCCGGAGGGCCTGGATTTGGCGTTGGCGAAGGCTTCAAGAGAGAGCCCCTTCCCTCCTAACCGCTGCTCGTTCCTCTTCTGCCGCCTCCAGCGACCCTTCCCATAGCTTTCGCTCGTCCCCTCACCCCTACCACCGCCGCCATCGTCCCGTCGCTTCATCTTCCCTACCGCTCTCACAATCTCCGGCCTCCACTAAAACCGGTATTTGTCCGGTCTTCATCGGGCCGAACCGAACCCCAATTCGAATACGAAAACGAATTCGAACCGTGACCCGACAGGCGGATCGGGTTGGGAATAGGGTTAAACCCGACTCCGACTTCTAACAATCGTTTAACTCGAGCCGTTCGATTCCGACGCCGATGATTTTGGGATAATAACTCATCTTACGTTAGAATCGGTCAAAATTTTAGATGTATTTGTGGTTtctttaaaaatagaaaaaaatattattattttcttgatcTTCGTTCTCATAAACAACAATGGTGGCGACTCAAATCGCGTTGATAATATTGAGATGGATGATAACACCGCGTtgagaatattgagatggatgaTAACACGAAGACAATCATCGAAATCACGGGTAATTGATCCTCTATTCATTTTCaatattcatttttgctgcataaTGTGCTTGTAAGCGTCGTTGATTTGTTCGCCAAACCTCTCTCTTAAATGGTATAACATCATGCTCTAAAGTCGCCTTACaatgcctaaatatttcttttctcTTACATCATTTAGGTCCACAAAATGCCACAGTAGATTCAAATCGAATTGTCCAAATTATAtacacaaattatatatatatatatataacaaaatgaTTATTTGACGAATTAGATCACACAGAGCACTTAATAGTTAACAAAGTTTAATTAAGGTTTCACGCTCCTTCAATTAATTCTCACATGATTCGCGTGAGGAAGAAGTTGTCTTACCCAGTTGCGTTAACCCAAGCGTTTACCGAGCTCatttgagagagagaggaggagatagCGGACGCCCATCATCATCGAACACTCTGCTGCTCTCTTCCTCATCGGTGTTCCAACCTGCAGGAAAACCGGGCCAATCGCATCCATGTCGCGCCATCATCAGCTGCAGGATTGCCGTTAACTCCAAGGCTGAGTTCCTGACAACCACGGTCCAATTCACagtcaaagagagagagagagaaagagaaacccGCTCCCATTAAACTAGAGGAGCTCCTCGGATGCTCGTCCTGTGGCCACTTCTCGGGCGTCACCTTCTCCTCCCCCTCGTGCCATTACTGATTTCTAGGTTCTTGGGAATGGTGGAGAAGCCTGAGAAACACCTTTTTACGAGGCCTTGAGGAAGGACCTGTCTTGTCTTCCCCACAGAGTAttgatcttctctctctctctcttccctcctTGTTTTGTGGCATGGAATCTTCAATGCCCGCTTTGGACGCCCATTTTTGCAGGATATCTAGCTTCTTCTTCAGCTGAGAACCAAAGCTTCTGCTAGTGGATCGATCGAGCTGGTCTCTTGTCAGTCGGATGAAGGACAGAGTGGTGGTGTGAGAGGAACTGGTGGTGGAGATGGTGCAGCAGCTGAACAGCCTCGGTTTGGATCTCTCGAGCGGGACAGCGACCGAATCGGAGTTGCCGGCTACTCCCTCGGTGGTTTACATGGACGTCAACGTCGTCCCCGAGCATGACAAAGAAGGACTGGCATCCACGATCTCCAGCCTCCAAGGCAGTAGTATTATTTCCTCGAGAGCTTCCGTTGTGGCGCATTCATGGCCGCCGACTAAGACCTTTCTGGTTCTGTCTCTGCAGTGGAGATGTCGGAGTTGAGATCGAAGCAGATATACCTCGACGCTAAACGGCGAGAGGCTCTCGACAAGATACTAGACATCAAAGGTGATTCGCATCATAGCTTGCATCTGCCACTGCATTTCCTTCTGAACCAGTCTGGTTTCTGGCTCTGCAGGAAGCATCAGGGTGTTCTGCCGAGTTAAGCTCATGgatgagagaaaggcggcgtcgcCCATCTCCACCGAAGCAGACAAGATCACTGTTCGATCGGCCGGAACGAGGAAAGAATTCGTCCTCGACCGGGTGTTCCACCCGGAGTCAACGCAAGGTGATCGACCAAATGTTCTCCTCTTCTTTTCTGGGAGAAATCTACGCATGCAGCTAAACCATCAGTTCCTGGATTCTTACTGCAGAGGATGTCTTCCGAGAAGTCAAACCGATCCTGAGATCTGCGCTCGATGGTCACAACGTCTGCATCTTAGCATATGGTCAGACTGGAACGGGGAAGACGCACACAATGGTggatcttcttcttctctgcTACACGCCGATTTTATGCCTTTCTACCAGATGATGCTGATCATGGAAGTGTGATTCTTCAGGAAGGAAACAATGGCCGTCCGGGGATCGTTCCTCGAGCCATAGAAGAACTCTTTCATCAGATTTCTCAGGACGAATCAGCTTCGTTTACCTTGTCGATGAGCATGCTTGAAGTCTACATGGGAAGCCTCAGAGACCTGTTCGTCCACAGGCGATCTCCAGCTCGAGTCACGCATTGGATTCCTAAATGGTATGCCGCCCTTATCTTGTACGCCCATCATCATCCTGCTAATCACATCGTTCGTCTTGGCAGCAATCTCAGCATCCTGAGGAGCAGCGACGGCACGGTGGAGATCGAGGGACTCACAGACGTGCAGGTGACCGACGTGAAGCAGGCTCGCCGGTGGTATGCCAGGGGGAAGCATGCTCGCTCTACCTCCTGGACTAACGTCAACGATGCCTCGAGCCGGTCGCACTGGTGAGCTGCTCGGCTGTCTCGGATCTACGAAGCACTCGGTCATCGTCTCATTCCTTCTGGTTCCGAGTGTAGCTTGACCAGAATTACCATCTCTCGATCGAACGACGCGGTGGACGGCACTAACAATCTTGTTAGCAAGATTTGGCTGGTGGATCTCGGCGGCAGCGAGCGCTTACTGAAGACAGGCGCCACCGGACAGACGCTGGACGAAGGGCGGGCGATCAATCTATCGCTATCTGCGCTTGCTGATGTTATTGCTGCTCTAAGAAGGAGGCGCGATCACATCCCTTACAGGCATCTCCTCGCTGTAATCCTTGTCACATTTGCATCGCAGATTTGCTGTCTCTCGTTGTGATCCTTCTCTGCACGTATACTTGCAGGAACAGCAAGCTCACTCGGCTCCTCAGCGACTCGCTAGGTGCAGAACCTGCAACTGAGTTCAGAGCATCGATGGCAATTCTGATAAGGATCTTTTGGTACTAAGTTTGCTGCTTTGGTCTTCGTAGGAGATGGGTCGAAGGTTTTGATGATCGTGCACGTCAGTCCTGGCGAAGACGACGCAGGGGAGACTGTATGTTCTCTGAGCTTTGCTACGAGAGTCAGAGCTGTGGAGGCAAACAGAGAGCCGTCAGAGGTAACGTCTTCCTGCTTGATGTAATGCCTCAATCAGTAGATTCTTAGCCAGCGATTCCTGCGTGGCTCAGGACACCAAGAAACGGAAGCAGCAGCGCGTCGCAGAGCTCGTGCAGGGAGTCCAAGAGGCCGAAGAAGAGCTGCGGAGGGTGAGAGACCAGATGGAGAGGACCGCGAAGCTGATCCAGGAGAAGACGAACACCTTGCGAGTTGATCTAAGGGGATCACCGAGAAGCCCCCTGACACTAAACCCTGTGGAACTCGACGGAGGAGACACCAAGACGGCAGAGAAGCCAGTGCAAAGGGCACGCGCAGCTCCGGTTCCTCGTTTCATGTCCTCCACGGCGTGCagccggcggcggcagcagcaggctGCAGAATCACTGGGCAGGGCGAGAAGGAGATCGACGGATTTGCGTGGATCGCAGTCGCACAGCTGCTATCAAACGTCAAAGAAGATGACAGTGGCATACAGGCGAAGAGATCCGCCATTGTCATTGCAGTGTAATCCACTGAACGTGAGCCACGACAGCGTGGATTCAAGGGGATCCTGGTCATCATCGAAGACCAAGAAGGTCTCTAATTCTAATCCTAATCTGAGAGTTGCATTGCATCAGCAGCATCGAAGAAGGATGTCTGATCTAATCTAAGTCGATGTTTGGTGTAGAGTAGTTCGCCTAACCCgcatctttcttcttctcttcctcgagGAAAGGCATGTATCAATGAGATGGCTTGATCATTCTTTTGGCTATGTCAATGATTCCCTTTGCTTGACACTGCTGGTTGTGATGATGTTTTCCTGTGGATTTGCTTGCAGCTAAGCTCATACATCACACCAAGATGATTGATAATCCATTCCTCGATATATTTGGATATCATTTATCATTATAAATCTGAATCACAAATAAAAAATGCTCACACTTAAAGCTATATCCATTCTATCCTATAAATCAACTAAACTGCCACTAATTTCAAATGCTAGAAAGCATGGTGAGCCACATGCTGTGGAATCATGAGACTTGAAGGGAATGGGGACAACCTAAAAGCTTGGGTCCTCTGATTAATATATACAGATCCTATATTTTGTAGTGGGATGTTGGATCCAAGATGGGTGGAGGATAACATCATATTCTAACTGATGAAATGTTTTTAAGTAGATGGCTGAGCACCCACAATTGGCAGATGGTCAAACTGTACTATAGGATTCCAATTTAAAGTACAATTGAAGAGGATAATTGAGATGTGAGAAAAGGACTGAAACCTAGCAAGAAGACAGTAGAAATTCCAGATCTAGTAGCTCTGGCTCCATCACAACACAATCCAACAATAAGTCTACTGCATATTTGTAGTTTTGCTATCAGAAATTTCTGTAAACAAGTAAGAGAGATAAGACTTTGAGCTATTGATTATCTCAATGTTGAATTTGCCTATATTAACCTCTCACACTATTCTTTTCTTCCTCCTATTTGTTCACATTTGCTTTGAGGTTTTCCTGAGAGAGATTATTCATGCAATATGGATATCTGTATCTACCTAAAACCTTATCTGAATCTGTATACCTCATGCATCTGTATCATAGCCATATCAACACAAGTAACTACAAATCTTTATATGCATTTAACATTCTTGCATGACTCATTGCACCTGACTTGGGTAAAGAATTGGCTTTCTCACTATCCAATCCTATCAGACAAGCCTTCATTACATAATACCATGTGAAAATTTACAATGAAGAAACATATTTGATAGTATTTTGCTTCTTCCCTAAAAAGTTTGAAGGATATTGAATGCTTCCAAAGTGCAGGGTGGATTAGAATCAGCATGTTTTTGGTTCAAGAATAAAGAAGATCATGAGAATAAAAGAGAGTTTCAGTCTGAAGCATTGAACTTGGAAGTGGAAACCATTTCCACAGTTCTTCGAAAAGAATCTACATTTCAAACCATCTGACTACTCTGTTTTATTTACAAAGTAAAAGGAAAAAATCTCACTAATTTAGCACAATTAGTTAGGCAATTTGTAAGAAGTTTCAAATGCACACTATGAGGAGGTAATAGGAAAAGAAGACACTACTTATCGACAACAAAGCTGAAGTCTTGCAAATCTGAAATAGTTAAACCTAAAATTCATactgataagatatattttggggTCAGGCCACGTCACGATCGATGCCATGCCATGCTATAATCAAGTCAGCAAGAGGAGCACCCTCAAACGTCAAgccagaatccgtaccaaggTGTTGCTCGGTATGTCTCATCCCGAAAAGCCCAGGACGGTGTCTCATGGCGTCGTTACGCATGCTCCGAGACGACGGTCGCACAAAGATACCATCTCACCCCTCGAGGATCGACCGTCACGTAAAACCCGCATATGATCGACACTCGTACAGTAATATAAAAGCCCCTGGCCGGCATCCGATCCAGGGGGAGGCAAAACAAATCAACCCacgactgacttgctcgtcgaaggGGTCACAATCGACaatcacccgacgaaggtcaTCCTTGTAGGAAAGCGACCACCCTCAAGCCACGAGCATTCTGACCTTGGAGTCGTCAACCAGCGTCCCGACGAGGAGCCATCAACCGACGTCCGGACCGAGAGATGCTGATCAACACCCTGGCAATGACATCTCGATTCCAAGGGCTTGATCGACCTTGGCGATCAGCTCAGCCgaccgaagactcccgacatcaacCCGTGGACCGGGCCGTGCTGACTCAGTTCCTCAATATTTTTAGGCCATCCATGCAGGAAAGCAGTCACCCTCGAGCATTCCGACCTTGAGTCGTCGACCAGCACCCCGACGGCGAGCCATCAACCGACGTCCGGTCTGCGAGACACTGATCAACACCCCGGCAACGACACCTCGATTCCAAGGGCTTGACCGACAACAAAGCTGAAGTCTTGCAAATCTGAAATAGTTAAACCTAAAATCCATACTCTCCTGTAAGTTCCATGAACCCAGCCGATGGAACACGATCGCTTGACAAAATGATCGGATTACATATCACGAATTACTAATTGGAAGATAAACGATAGAAATGTCATGTCACCTTAAGGTCCAAACGCACAATGGGGTGTCAAATCTGGGGCCAGCACTCGTCCGATCGATGTGGACCTTCTCGACAGGACAATTATCAGGTTGCAACTCCAACGGCCCATCGGGGAACATCGCCGTCCGATCGGCGGAGGGCCAGGGGAGGCTGCCGTCCGTGGAAAGCCTCACCGTATGAAAGAGTCGAGAAAGTGAAGAGGCGCTCCTCCGCCTCGACTTTGAAGCCAGCTCGGATCACGAGATGAACGGTCTTAAACTGAGATGCGTGACCACGAAGACATCCGAGCCGTTGGATGCTTCGCCGGGACGAAACGAACACCAGCGTGAGCGGGGAAACGCTTAAGCGATCCCATAAGCAAAAgtcctaaaattatttttatttaaggaaacatcctaaaataaatatttatctttAAATTCAAGTTTAGCATATAGAtattataaaatcataaaattattttttattagttttGAAGTTACTAATAGATCATTATAACGTCTTGTCCACATAATATTTATGTGTTTTGtctataaatattaatttaagattaattatatattatctgttatagttagttatttttaatatctggatccttatactttcaaaaattatattaaaatttctatacttataaaagtaaaattttaatCTCATTTATTCTTATATcgtcttaataaaaatatcagTTACATACAGAAAATGATATTAAAATAGAGTTTACAAGATAATTTCATAGTCTATTCTCACCAtccaaagaatatatatatatatatatatatatatatatatatatatatatatatatatatatatatatatatatatatatatatatatatatatgagttttgTTGGGAAACAAAATTAGACAAATAATGCTATTTAATTACTCCACTTTTCTCTCTGTACTTATTGGTTTTGTAAGTAAAGCATTCCATAGAAAAAGAAAGCACATAAGTTATAGAAAGAAAAATTAATATCGATGAGAATAGattgtaaaattatctttttacccctTTGTTAGCATCATTTTTCGTATGCGTTTTATCAACAAAATCGATAGCATGAGGAGGAAtaagatttaatattttattttcataagtataagaatctgaatataatttttaaaaatataagaatcaaaatattaagGATAACTAATTACACAAGTAATCTATAATTACCTCGTTAACTTGTAACATCAAGATTACCATCTTTAAATTCAagtttagcatatatatatatatatatatattataaaatcataaaattattttttattagttttGAAGTTACGAAATATTGTCCACATAATATTTATGTGTTTTTGTCTATGAATATTAATTTaagattaattacatattatcttagttatttttagtatattgatttttttactttcaaaaattatattagagtttttatatttataaaagtaaaacatttaatctcatttatttTTATGACGTCGACTCTGTTAATTAAAAATATCACACATATTAttacatataaaaaaatattaaaataagattTAAAAGGTAATTTCATAGTATATTCTCACTatccaaagaaaaaaataaaaaaagaaaaataaattttattaggaAATAAAATTAGACAAATAGTACTATTTAATTACTCTACTTTTTCTCAAGGAGAAAACACATAAGttatagaaagaaaaataaattataaaattatctttctaATCttgttttagtatcatttttcgcATGCgta comes from the Musa acuminata AAA Group cultivar baxijiao chromosome BXJ2-8, Cavendish_Baxijiao_AAA, whole genome shotgun sequence genome and includes:
- the LOC135618811 gene encoding kinesin-like protein KIN-14O, whose product is MVQQLNSLGLDLSSGTATESELPATPSVVYMDVNVVPEHDKEGLASTISSLQGMEMSELRSKQIYLDAKRREALDKILDIKGSIRVFCRVKLMDERKAASPISTEADKITVRSAGTRKEFVLDRVFHPESTQEDVFREVKPILRSALDGHNVCILAYGQTGTGKTHTMEGNNGRPGIVPRAIEELFHQISQDESASFTLSMSMLEVYMGSLRDLFVHRRSPARVTHWIPKCNLSILRSSDGTVEIEGLTDVQVTDVKQARRWYARGKHARSTSWTNVNDASSRSHCLTRITISRSNDAVDGTNNLVSKIWLVDLGGSERLLKTGATGQTLDEGRAINLSLSALADVIAALRRRRDHIPYRNSKLTRLLSDSLGDGSKVLMIVHVSPGEDDAGETVCSLSFATRVRAVEANREPSEDTKKRKQQRVAELVQGVQEAEEELRRVRDQMERTAKLIQEKTNTLRVDLRGSPRSPLTLNPVELDGGDTKTAEKPVQRARAAPVPRFMSSTACSRRRQQQAAESLGRARRRSTDLRGSQSHSCYQTSKKMTVAYRRRDPPLSLQCNPLNVSHDSVDSRGSWSSSKTKKVSNSNPNLRVALHQQHRRRMSDLI
- the LOC103993659 gene encoding uncharacterized protein LOC103993659, whose protein sequence is MKRRDDGGGGRGEGTSESYGKGRWRRQKRNEQRLGGKGLSLEAFANAKSRPSGYNPALKKKQREFYRNAKYVTKYKKTQKQQNLTSDHMPTTSDDKDADEIEKLHMQRKPKKRSLRSLRQEYEKQHAEDEKARIEREAIIQAKKKERAKAEAKRKVQREKMFKKTKSGQPVMKYRIEQLLEGLIESSQK